The Nitrospirales bacterium genome includes a window with the following:
- a CDS encoding glycosyltransferase family 2 protein, whose protein sequence is MNHSPTVAIIILNFNKRHDVLEAIGSAQASDYPLTNVFVVDNASTDGSWESIEAVYPELPKIRMPSNIGAPGGRNAGWRFVQEILQPDYILFLDDDATLAPNAISRFVDATLADSATGIACGKGYTRHPSTILNSIGIRVNLYTGIIEDIGAGEEDRGQYDQPCYVAACGCFGLFIKASLFEQLGGFNEAFNPYGWEDVDLCLRARRLGYNTRYVPAAIIHHKGTKLGRKPLPLYEQTKARNYLYLIREHASWLQLASIGLCLPFRALALMIKLVRQGDKKILLSHARGFWCAFFMPKEPMTKNNQETK, encoded by the coding sequence ATGAATCACTCTCCCACCGTGGCCATTATCATCCTGAACTTCAATAAACGGCACGATGTCCTCGAAGCCATCGGCAGCGCACAGGCCTCGGATTATCCACTTACGAACGTATTCGTCGTCGACAACGCCTCGACGGACGGATCTTGGGAGTCTATTGAAGCCGTCTACCCGGAACTTCCGAAAATTCGAATGCCCAGCAATATCGGGGCGCCAGGCGGAAGGAACGCTGGCTGGCGATTTGTCCAAGAAATACTCCAGCCCGACTACATTCTCTTTCTCGATGATGACGCGACCCTGGCTCCCAATGCGATTTCTCGCTTCGTGGACGCCACGCTCGCGGACTCAGCCACCGGAATCGCCTGCGGAAAGGGCTACACTCGTCACCCATCGACAATCCTCAATTCCATCGGAATCCGTGTCAATCTGTATACGGGCATCATCGAGGACATCGGCGCTGGCGAAGAGGATCGCGGACAGTATGATCAGCCTTGTTATGTGGCGGCCTGCGGATGTTTTGGTCTTTTCATCAAGGCTTCGCTGTTCGAACAATTAGGGGGATTCAATGAAGCGTTCAACCCCTACGGGTGGGAAGACGTGGACCTGTGTTTGCGCGCCAGACGATTGGGGTACAACACGCGGTATGTCCCGGCCGCCATCATTCATCATAAGGGAACGAAACTTGGCCGAAAGCCTCTGCCTCTATACGAACAGACCAAAGCCCGCAATTATTTGTACTTGATCAGAGAACATGCCAGTTGGCTGCAGTTGGCGAGTATTGGGTTGTGTTTACCATTTCGTGCACTGGCGTTGATGATCAAGCTCGTTCGACAGGGCGATAAGAAGATTCTGCTCTCACATGCCAGAGGCTTTTGGTGCGCCTTTTTTATGCCGAAGGAACCTATGACGAAAAACAACCAGGAGACGAAATGA